A DNA window from Arachis duranensis cultivar V14167 chromosome 3, aradu.V14167.gnm2.J7QH, whole genome shotgun sequence contains the following coding sequences:
- the LOC107478671 gene encoding uncharacterized protein LOC107478671 isoform X1: MRGMGYQSFGSPQRPKGATMKFTLKVILVLVVCAWLVYQIMHSMNKTGNYGGQTQHVLGYGAVFFGRKGLDERALPGLRNVNSVEDKGSSNGRDDDNTEQESVNWTNGENAVEDELESQHKEPSSRNGHNGSSLEESGKVFIERKLDHKDHVIDKYQKILIEGVATSNKKGGGEEELKETPNADSDFLAKENDKDTRTQESVVERAMDDVLSFHDENGVPPDGNETKTVAHEDNMSKVS; this comes from the exons ATGAGAG GAATGGGTTATCAGTCTTTTGGAAGCCCTCAGAGACCAAAAGGGGCTACCATGAAGTTTACATTGAAGGTGATACTAGTTTTGGTTGTGTGTGCCTGGTTGGTATACCAAATCATGCATTCTATGAATAAGACAGGGAACTACGGCGGTCAAACACAGCATGTTTTAGGATATGGAGCTGTATTTTTCGGGCGCAAAGGGCTGGACGAAAGAGCTCTTCCCGGTCTGCGAAATGTAAATTCTGTAGAAGATAAAGGGTCAAGTAATGGCAGGGATGATGATAATACTGAACAAGAATCTGTCAATTGGACAAATGGAGAAAATGCAGTGGAAGATGAATTAGAAAGTCAACATAAGGAACCATCATCCAGGAATGGACACAATGGTTCTTCTCTTGAAGAATCTGGAAAGGTTTTCATAGAAAGGAAGTTGGACCATAAAGACCATGTCATTGACAAGTACCAAAAGATACTAATAGAAGGTGTTGCTACAAGTAATAAGaagggaggaggagaagaagaactcaAGGAAACTCCAAATGCTGATTCAGATTTCTTGGCAAAGGAGAATGACAAAGACACCAGGACGCAGGAAAGCGTGGTTGAGCGGGCTATGGATGATGTCTTAAGCTTCCATGATGAAAACGGTGTCCCTCCTGATGGTAATGAAACTAAAACAGTAGCTCATGAAGATAACATGTCAAAAGTTAGCTAG
- the LOC107478671 gene encoding uncharacterized protein LOC107478671 isoform X2, translated as MGYQSFGSPQRPKGATMKFTLKVILVLVVCAWLVYQIMHSMNKTGNYGGQTQHVLGYGAVFFGRKGLDERALPGLRNVNSVEDKGSSNGRDDDNTEQESVNWTNGENAVEDELESQHKEPSSRNGHNGSSLEESGKVFIERKLDHKDHVIDKYQKILIEGVATSNKKGGGEEELKETPNADSDFLAKENDKDTRTQESVVERAMDDVLSFHDENGVPPDGNETKTVAHEDNMSKVS; from the coding sequence ATGGGTTATCAGTCTTTTGGAAGCCCTCAGAGACCAAAAGGGGCTACCATGAAGTTTACATTGAAGGTGATACTAGTTTTGGTTGTGTGTGCCTGGTTGGTATACCAAATCATGCATTCTATGAATAAGACAGGGAACTACGGCGGTCAAACACAGCATGTTTTAGGATATGGAGCTGTATTTTTCGGGCGCAAAGGGCTGGACGAAAGAGCTCTTCCCGGTCTGCGAAATGTAAATTCTGTAGAAGATAAAGGGTCAAGTAATGGCAGGGATGATGATAATACTGAACAAGAATCTGTCAATTGGACAAATGGAGAAAATGCAGTGGAAGATGAATTAGAAAGTCAACATAAGGAACCATCATCCAGGAATGGACACAATGGTTCTTCTCTTGAAGAATCTGGAAAGGTTTTCATAGAAAGGAAGTTGGACCATAAAGACCATGTCATTGACAAGTACCAAAAGATACTAATAGAAGGTGTTGCTACAAGTAATAAGaagggaggaggagaagaagaactcaAGGAAACTCCAAATGCTGATTCAGATTTCTTGGCAAAGGAGAATGACAAAGACACCAGGACGCAGGAAAGCGTGGTTGAGCGGGCTATGGATGATGTCTTAAGCTTCCATGATGAAAACGGTGTCCCTCCTGATGGTAATGAAACTAAAACAGTAGCTCATGAAGATAACATGTCAAAAGTTAGCTAG
- the LOC107478588 gene encoding protein unc-13 homolog, with protein MEENLPSPFTNVVPNLSESELRETAYEILLAACRSSGPNAGDRNAVVQRSPTWKKTVGLKTMSSRSTRSGARGELMRVQMRVSELTDTIIRRALLRVGAAGQLGGRMVSMVMPLELIQHVRRSDFPSQQEYEAWLRRNLKVLEAGILLHPHLPLVETHTDDMVHLKRMISASIEKPMDLGNNNELVQALRSVVMSLASRSSDCSVPETFHWADGFPINLKIYQTLIEACFDNKEETCVIEEVDEVIELIKKTWVVLGMNQMLHNICFSWVLFHKYVSTGQQVDNDLLFASSNLLAEAEKDLKSMEDPFLSNTLRSTLGLMLSWSEKRLLAYHDTFYIGNIGTMQSVVSLAVSSANILMEDTSLNKQNRISKEAEVSCTRVENYIRSSLFAVFSQKLEKLDPSKYVSEKQNKALHGLSILAQDVSELASYEKAMFSPILKRWHPLAAGVAVATLHLCYGNELKQYVRSITELTPDAVEVLLAADKLEKHLVQIAVEDSIDSEDGGISIIREMHPYGAEAIISMLVKSWINTKVDRLQELINTNLQQEEWKPRAKKESIALSAVEVLRMIDDTLEEFFLLPIPTHAVLLPELITGLDNSLQQYIFKAKSGCGNRNTFIPTLPPLTRCSRGSKFHVIFKRKEKPQLKQSRNSQVDTKKHESSLELPQLFVRINTLQRMSMELKVLQRRTMTRLRSFAFIEEDDAKAVFNFKLSTAASIEGVNQLSETIAYKIIFHDLCHVLWNGLYVGEVSATRIEPFLEELEQYLETVSSTVQDRAKRLVTTKVMEAAFEGFLLVLLAGGPSRSFSLEDSAMIEEDFKCLTDMFWSNGNGLPTEVIEQLSTTVKDVLPLLSMDTEHLIQQLGFSMEMCGPLGKSQLQPLPATTGQWSPTEPSTLLRVLCYRHHDTASKFLKKNYNLPTKI; from the exons ATGGAAGAAAACCTTCCTTCCCCTTTCACTAACGTTGTTCCCAACTTATCGGAATCCGAGCTTCGGGAAACTGCCTACGAGATTCTGCTGGCAGCATGCCGGAGCTCAGGGCCAAACGCAGGGGATAGGAATGCGGTGGTGCAGAGGTCTCCGACATGGAAGAAGACGGTGGGTCTGAAAACAATGTCGTCAAGGAGTACGCGGTCAGGGGCAAGGGGAGAGTTAATGAGAGTGCAGATGAGAGTTTCAGAGCTCACTGACACCATAATCAGGCGAGCCTTACTCAGAGTTGGTGCTGCAGGCCAG CTTGGAGGACGCATGGTGTCTATGGTTATGCCGCTTGAGCTAATCCAACATGTTAGGCGTTCAGATTTTCCTAGTCAACAAGAATATGAGGCTTGGCTAAGGAGAAATTTGAAGGTTCTTGAAGCAGGAATCCTCTTGCACCCTCACTTGCCGTTGGTTGAGACACACACTGATGATATGGTGCACCTTAAGCGTATGATCAGTGCAAGTATTGAGAAGCCAATGGATCTTGGAAACAACAATGAATTAGTGCAAGCTCTCCGGAGTGTGGTTATGTCTCTTGCTTCCAGGTCATCTGATTGTTCTGTTCCCGAGACATTCCACTGGGCTGATGGCTTTCCTATAAACCTTAAGATCTACCAAACTCTAATAGAAGCATGTTTTGATAACAAAGAAGAAACCTGTGTGATAGAAGAAGTTGATGAAGTCATAGAGCTCATTAAGAAGACATGGGTTGTGCTTGGAATGAACCAGATGCTGCATAATATCTGTTTTTCCTGGGTTTTGTTTCATAAGTATGTTTCCACTGGCCAGCAAGTGGATAATGATTTGTTGTTTGCCTCGAGTAATCTATTGGCAGAAGCTGAGAAAGATCTTAAGTCCATGGAGGATCCTTTTCTCTCAAACACCTTGAGGTCCACACTGGGTTTGATGTTAAGTTGGTCAGAAAAAAGGCTCCTTGCTTACCATGATACTTTTTACATTGGTAATATTGGGACAATGCAAAGTGTCGTTTCTCTAGCTGTATCATCAGCAAATATATTGATGGAAGATACTTCTCTCAATAAGCAAAATAGGATTAGTAAAGAAGCAGAAGTTTCTTGCACCAGAGTTGAAAATTACATCAGATCATCACTGTTTGCTGTTTTCTCTCAG AAATTGGAGAAACTAGACCCCAGCAAGTATGTATCCGAAAAACAGAATAAAGCCCTTCATGGTCTTTCTATCCTTGCACAAGATGTCAGTGAACTAGCTTCTTATGAGAAGGCAATGTTTAGTCCAATACTAAAGAGGTGGCATCCACTTGCAGCTGGTGTTGCTGTGGCTACCCTTCATTTGTGTTATGGGAATGAGTTGAAGCAATATGTGAGGAGTATAACAGAGTTGACACCTGATGCTGTAGAAGTGTTGTTGGCTGCTGACAAATTGGAGAAACATTTGGTACAGATAGCTGTTGAAGATTCAATTGACAGTGAAGATGGAGGGATATCCATTATAAGGGAGATGCACCCTTATGGGGCTGAAGCTATAATTTCCATGCTGGTCAAGTCATGGATAAATACCAAAGTGGATAGATTGCAGGAATTGATTAACACAAATCTGCAACAAGAG GAATGGAAGCCTcgtgcaaagaaagaaagcatTGCTCTTTCCGCTGTTGAAGTCCTACGAATGATAGATGACACTCTGGAAGAGTTCTTTCTGCTGCCTATACCAACGCATGCAGTATTGCTTCCAGAATTAATCACTGGTCTTGACAACTCTCTGCAACAATACATTTTCAAGGCCAAATCTGGATGTg GGAACCGCAATACTTTCATTCCAACTTTGCCACCTTTGACTCGGTGTTCTAGAGGGTCAAAATTTCATGTTatattcaagagaaaagaaaagccaCAATTGAAACAGAGTAGGAATTCACAGGTTGATACTAAAAAGCACGAAAGCTCATTGGAGCTACCCCAGCTTTTTGTTCGCATCAATACCCTGCAACGCATGTCAATGGAATTGAAGGTTTTGCAGAGGAGGACAATGACTCGTTTACGGAGTTTCGCTTTCATTGAAGAGGATGATGCTAAGGCGGTATTCAATTTCAAGCTTTCTACGGCTGCTTCTATTGAAGGTGTCAACCAGCTCTCCGAGACCATAGCATACAAAATCATTTTCCATGATCTGTGTCATGTTCTTTGGAACGGCCTTTACGTTGGTGAAGTTTCAGCAACAAGGATTGAACCTTTTCTTGAGGAACTTGAGCAGTACTTGGAGACTGTATCATCAACAGTGCAAGACAGAGCCAAAAGGCTTGTGACTACCAAGGTAATGGAGGCTGCTTTTGAAGGGTTCTTGTTGGTTTTGTTAGCCGGTGGTCCATCACGTAGTTTCTCCCTTGAAGATTCTGCTATGATAGAGGAAGACTTCAAGTGTCTAACTGATATGTTCTGGTCCAATGGGAATGGTTTACCTACTGAGGTGATAGAACAACTTTCCACTACCGTCAAAGATGTGCTTCCACTGCTTAGCATGGATACTGAGCACTTGATTCAGCAACTTGGTTTCAGTATGGAAATGTGTGGACCTTTGGGCAAGTCTCAGCTCCAACCATTGCCTGCAACAACTGGTCAATGGAGTCCTACTGAACCAAGCACGCTATTGCGAGTTTTGTGTTATCGACACCATGACACAGCTTCCAAGTTCCTCAAAAAGAATTACAACTTGCCAACCAAAATCTAA